One stretch of Halobaculum marinum DNA includes these proteins:
- the tmk gene encoding dTMP kinase, whose product MLLTLEGLDGSGKTTAWEALQATYPDATFTHEPTDTWYGEAVRRSLGDDDTDPLSDLFLFTADHADHLSRVVRPALADGDVVISDRYTDSRYAYQAASLADTEIRRPLEYVRGIHGAFTREPDATIYLDVDPETAAARAGATDKFERVSFLAEVQSNYERLIDAEPERFVRVDASRSPEEVIDAVEDTVERLIDAFHGDDADD is encoded by the coding sequence ATGCTCCTCACGCTCGAAGGGCTCGACGGGAGCGGGAAGACGACCGCGTGGGAGGCGCTCCAGGCCACCTACCCCGACGCGACGTTCACGCACGAGCCGACCGACACGTGGTACGGTGAGGCCGTCCGCCGCTCGCTCGGCGACGACGACACCGACCCCCTCTCAGACCTGTTCCTGTTCACGGCCGACCACGCCGACCACCTCTCGCGGGTGGTCCGCCCCGCCCTCGCCGACGGCGACGTCGTGATCTCTGACCGCTACACCGACTCGCGGTACGCCTACCAGGCGGCCAGCCTCGCCGACACGGAGATTCGCCGTCCGTTGGAGTACGTCCGCGGCATCCACGGCGCGTTCACCCGCGAACCGGACGCGACCATCTACCTCGACGTGGACCCCGAGACCGCCGCCGCCCGCGCGGGGGCGACCGACAAGTTCGAGCGCGTCTCGTTCCTCGCAGAGGTGCAGTCGAACTACGAACGCCTCATCGACGCCGAACCCGAGCGGTTCGTCCGGGTCGACGCCTCCCGCTCGCCCGAGGAAGTGATCGACGCCGTCGAGGACACCGTCGAGCGACTGATCGACGCGTTCCACGGCGACGACGCCGACGACTGA
- a CDS encoding DUF7521 family protein, protein MSATVPPLVIVFKTLTLVIGGFVTYTAARAARKTGWAGLTYLAIGFGIATFGSLLAGVADQSLLLDTSTALVVENALTTTGFAVIGYSLYATQRGAGGDP, encoded by the coding sequence GTGAGCGCGACCGTCCCACCACTCGTCATCGTGTTCAAGACGCTCACGCTCGTCATCGGTGGGTTCGTCACCTACACCGCCGCCCGCGCCGCCCGGAAGACGGGGTGGGCGGGCCTGACGTACCTCGCGATCGGCTTCGGGATCGCGACGTTCGGCTCGCTACTCGCGGGCGTTGCCGATCAGTCGTTGCTGTTGGACACGTCGACGGCTCTCGTCGTCGAGAACGCCCTGACAACCACCGGGTTCGCCGTAATCGGCTACTCGCTGTACGCGACACAGCGTGGAGCCGGCGGCGATCCGTGA
- a CDS encoding winged helix-turn-helix domain-containing protein, with protein sequence MTDTPSTDLQSVLETLADPECREILTILETPRSAAEVADRCDLPRTSAYRKLEALSDAGLASTGTSIRTDGHHEKTYERTATGVLVLLDGETEGGFEFELRQESPGADEHLARLWSRISEEV encoded by the coding sequence ATGACCGATACGCCCTCCACGGATCTCCAGTCGGTACTCGAGACCCTCGCCGATCCCGAGTGTCGGGAGATCCTGACGATACTGGAAACGCCCCGCAGTGCCGCCGAAGTCGCCGACCGCTGCGATCTACCGCGAACGAGTGCCTACCGGAAGTTGGAGGCGCTCTCCGACGCCGGCCTCGCCAGCACCGGGACGAGTATCCGCACCGACGGGCACCACGAGAAGACGTACGAGCGGACGGCAACGGGCGTGTTGGTGCTGCTCGACGGGGAGACGGAGGGCGGGTTCGAGTTCGAGTTGCGACAGGAGTCCCCGGGTGCGGACGAACACCTCGCGCGCCTCTGGTCGCGCATCAGTGAGGAAGTGTGA
- a CDS encoding halocyanin domain-containing protein has protein sequence MSRSPSRRRLLRRAALVGAVGLAGCVSAADPGDEPDGTDDGGPATTAATASTDPTEAPADEPLKEWLAGANGYDGEIVRQAPRSTPTVAVGEHTDDGLAFVQPAIEVAPGTAVRWNWTGHGGQHNVVALDGTFDSGRTNAQHGTQYHYIFTEPGVHRYVSEPDREDGMRGVVVVAEPPSSGNEKLDEWVVASGNFDGTIVDRTGTEVATVSVGVAGNGGSFAFGPPALRIDAGTTVEWRWVEESGPHNVVFEAIDAGSATVFTDPGVHVAHTFETPGTYLYSCEPHESLGMRGAVVVE, from the coding sequence ATGTCACGGTCCCCCAGCCGCAGACGACTGCTGAGACGTGCCGCCCTCGTAGGAGCCGTCGGACTCGCCGGTTGTGTCTCCGCCGCTGACCCGGGCGACGAGCCGGACGGAACCGACGACGGCGGGCCGGCGACGACCGCCGCGACCGCGAGCACCGACCCGACCGAGGCGCCCGCCGACGAGCCCCTCAAAGAGTGGCTCGCGGGGGCGAACGGGTACGACGGCGAGATCGTCCGTCAGGCACCGCGTTCGACCCCGACGGTCGCCGTGGGCGAACACACCGACGACGGCCTCGCGTTCGTCCAGCCGGCGATCGAGGTCGCGCCGGGGACGGCCGTCCGGTGGAACTGGACGGGCCATGGCGGTCAACACAACGTCGTCGCGCTCGACGGCACGTTCGACAGCGGACGCACCAACGCCCAGCACGGCACGCAGTACCACTACATCTTCACGGAGCCGGGCGTCCACCGCTACGTCTCCGAGCCGGACCGCGAGGACGGGATGCGCGGCGTCGTCGTGGTCGCGGAGCCGCCGTCGTCCGGCAACGAGAAACTCGACGAGTGGGTCGTCGCCTCCGGCAACTTCGACGGCACGATCGTCGACCGGACCGGCACGGAGGTCGCCACCGTCTCCGTCGGCGTCGCGGGCAACGGCGGTAGCTTCGCCTTCGGCCCCCCGGCACTCCGCATCGACGCTGGGACGACCGTCGAGTGGAGGTGGGTCGAAGAGAGCGGGCCGCACAACGTCGTCTTCGAAGCGATCGACGCGGGATCCGCAACCGTGTTCACCGACCCCGGAGTCCACGTTGCGCACACCTTCGAGACGCCCGGTACGTACCTGTACTCGTGCGAGCCCCACGAGTCACTCGGGATGCGTGGTGCGGTCGTCGTCGAGTAG
- a CDS encoding sensor histidine kinase → MPRPPSPRTVDADLLAIRRASRRMALADDTTTVAEEFVDTCSSDLGVALAAVRGYDPRRDALGVFAATDAAEPYLDEWSEHRRGDDDSPAWRAYVDGASVSVAGATSGTGADPVEHALYIPLGTHGVATVATLDEDGFDERTVYLLETLASDVTAALEAAADRRGLHGLHDATRAMQAADDPEEIVAEAVDATEAVLGVPYSGARLRDVECDTLPLVAVSDAAAQDVGVGGDEAAERVAREVLARGTPEIRDGEGDDSTASALGVTAVYPLGDHGTLSVALPEGMRLDGRRRELARVLADNTAAALDRAERAVRLREQASTIAAQDERLEEFANVVSHDLRNPLNVAQGRVDFARDKVQAGDDDVAADLETASEALERVADIIENARALAVGQEVDETEPLSVCETATTAWEAVETGDAELLVEADRTVEADPSLFAQLFENVFANAVDHAGDAPRVLVTGTETGFAVEDDGPGVPDDERGAVFRVGYSGADGTGLGLGIVARVAEAHGWTVRVEDGERLGGARFVVET, encoded by the coding sequence ATGCCTCGTCCGCCATCTCCCCGAACCGTGGACGCCGACCTGCTCGCGATTCGGCGAGCAAGCCGGCGGATGGCGCTGGCGGACGACACCACCACCGTCGCCGAGGAGTTCGTCGACACCTGTTCGTCGGACCTCGGCGTCGCGTTGGCCGCGGTCCGTGGCTACGACCCCCGCCGCGACGCCCTGGGCGTGTTCGCCGCGACGGACGCCGCAGAGCCGTACCTCGACGAGTGGAGCGAACACCGCCGGGGCGACGACGACAGCCCCGCGTGGCGCGCCTACGTCGACGGCGCGTCGGTGTCTGTCGCTGGGGCGACATCCGGCACCGGCGCCGACCCCGTCGAACACGCGCTGTACATCCCGCTTGGCACCCACGGCGTCGCGACGGTCGCGACGCTCGACGAGGATGGGTTCGACGAGCGGACCGTCTACCTCCTCGAGACGCTCGCGTCCGACGTGACGGCGGCGCTGGAGGCGGCGGCCGACCGTCGCGGCCTCCACGGCCTCCACGACGCCACGCGGGCGATGCAAGCCGCCGACGATCCGGAGGAAATCGTCGCCGAGGCCGTCGACGCGACCGAAGCGGTCCTCGGCGTCCCGTACAGCGGCGCGCGTCTCCGCGACGTGGAGTGTGACACACTCCCGCTCGTGGCCGTCTCCGACGCCGCCGCCCAGGACGTCGGCGTCGGCGGCGACGAGGCCGCCGAGCGGGTCGCCCGCGAGGTGTTGGCGCGCGGAACGCCGGAGATCCGAGACGGCGAGGGCGATGACTCGACCGCGAGTGCACTCGGCGTGACGGCAGTGTACCCACTCGGCGACCACGGGACGCTGTCGGTCGCGCTCCCCGAGGGGATGCGCCTCGACGGTCGTCGCCGTGAGTTGGCCCGCGTGCTCGCCGACAACACCGCCGCGGCGCTCGACCGAGCCGAGCGAGCCGTCCGCCTGCGCGAACAGGCGTCGACCATCGCCGCGCAAGACGAGCGCCTCGAGGAGTTCGCGAACGTCGTCTCCCACGACCTGCGCAACCCGCTCAACGTCGCGCAGGGACGCGTCGACTTCGCACGCGACAAAGTACAGGCCGGGGACGACGACGTGGCCGCGGACCTGGAGACCGCCAGCGAGGCGCTCGAACGCGTCGCCGACATCATCGAGAACGCCCGCGCGCTCGCCGTCGGACAGGAGGTGGACGAGACGGAGCCGCTGTCGGTGTGTGAGACGGCGACGACCGCGTGGGAGGCCGTCGAGACGGGCGACGCGGAACTGCTCGTCGAGGCCGACCGCACGGTGGAGGCGGACCCGAGCCTGTTCGCCCAACTGTTCGAGAACGTGTTCGCCAACGCCGTCGATCACGCCGGCGACGCGCCGCGCGTGCTGGTGACCGGCACCGAGACCGGGTTCGCCGTCGAAGACGACGGCCCGGGCGTGCCGGACGACGAGCGCGGGGCGGTGTTCCGCGTCGGCTACTCGGGCGCCGACGGGACCGGCCTCGGCCTCGGCATCGTCGCACGCGTCGCCGAGGCGCACGGCTGGACCGTCCGCGTCGAAGACGGCGAGCGACTCGGCGGCGCGCGGTTCGTCGTCGAGACGTGA
- a CDS encoding adenosylcobalamin-dependent ribonucleoside-diphosphate reductase yields the protein MSRADLGADELELPIKRTEGETLAERLTSNAYDNILPARYLRKDADGEPVETQEELFERVGRNVALAEAVYEADEPVTVTPDQLKPDHPRRDELAAEVFGAGVTADDDAETELTVYNVNKFAYETVVPELPDGVREHVEETAAEFQELMERLSFMPNSPTLMNAGDELQQLSACFVDSPGDDIDDIHQTAKEAAQVFQSGGGMGYAFWKLRPYGDAVGSTGGIASGPITFMRTFDQMCETIAQGGARRGAQMGVMRVSHPDVIQFIHAKNKDVSLANTLRLNDPDDFTHTSFADALDEARELIDDDGKVPKHLRNAVEGHLSNFNISVGVTDDFMEALQNGEEFTFTNPRTEEPHVATPQTKELYEMFGLGEHVEVGEVLSVPAKAIWDHIVQGAHENGEPGVVYLERINKLHSFDVEEHPDHRILATNPCGEQPLEEYEACNLGHINLSTLADLDAPDWRVWSEAHADEYDSEQAAVEAFLEEAIDWDEFDYRIDMGTRFLENVVTMSDFPVEKIEEKVRDMRKIGLGVMGLAQLYIQLGVRYGSETGNLVAEELMTHINHGSKAASHELAEERGSFNDWADSKYADPVRYADWFEQYVGEDPHDWEDGYPIRNHNTTTIAPTGTTSMVGNTTGGCEPIYNVAYYKNVSDDVQGDEMLVEFDDYFLRTLEANDIDVDAVKEEAQAQMANNEFDGVEGLETVPDAIGELFVVTGDLTAKDHAGVQVACQTGVDSAISKTVNAPNDSTLEDAQEVFEYIYEHGGKGVTYYRDGTRSKQVLTTRADNTEFADESEAAEALVEQITEVFGGIESFLDNEDVQAALDEEVADLLEAADEKTVHIDYTEKRARPDSLRGVTQLIETGYGKMYITINEDPETGEPFELFANIGHSGGFTNSFTESLAKVISTALRSGVDPREIVDELQGTRSPKIAWDKGEQIQSIPDAIGTAMRRYLDDEVEKGYPEQTSLDQVTEETDAASGPEADGGAAVEAPSEGAPGPEDAGDVEQTTDAVDELIANGESPECPDCGSMTLYYSEGCKTCESCGWSEC from the coding sequence ATGAGTCGCGCGGACCTCGGCGCCGACGAACTGGAACTGCCGATCAAACGAACCGAAGGCGAGACGCTCGCGGAGCGACTCACCTCCAACGCCTACGACAACATCCTGCCCGCCCGCTACCTCCGCAAGGACGCGGACGGCGAGCCCGTCGAGACGCAGGAGGAACTGTTCGAGCGCGTCGGCCGCAACGTCGCGCTCGCGGAGGCGGTGTACGAGGCCGACGAGCCCGTCACCGTCACGCCCGACCAGCTCAAGCCCGACCACCCGCGCCGCGACGAACTCGCTGCCGAGGTGTTCGGCGCCGGCGTCACCGCGGACGACGACGCCGAGACTGAGCTGACCGTCTACAACGTCAACAAGTTCGCCTACGAGACGGTCGTCCCCGAACTGCCCGACGGCGTGCGCGAGCACGTCGAGGAGACGGCCGCCGAGTTCCAGGAGCTGATGGAGCGGCTCTCCTTTATGCCGAACTCGCCGACGCTGATGAACGCCGGCGACGAACTCCAGCAGCTGTCGGCGTGTTTCGTCGACTCGCCCGGCGACGACATCGACGACATCCACCAGACCGCCAAGGAGGCCGCGCAGGTGTTCCAGTCCGGCGGCGGGATGGGGTACGCGTTCTGGAAGCTCCGCCCGTACGGCGACGCGGTCGGCTCCACCGGTGGCATCGCCTCCGGCCCGATCACGTTCATGCGGACGTTCGACCAGATGTGCGAGACCATCGCGCAGGGCGGTGCCCGCCGCGGCGCCCAGATGGGCGTCATGCGCGTCTCGCACCCGGACGTCATCCAGTTCATCCACGCGAAGAACAAGGACGTGAGCCTCGCGAACACGCTCCGCCTCAACGACCCCGACGACTTCACGCACACGTCGTTCGCGGACGCGCTTGACGAGGCGCGCGAGCTCATCGACGACGACGGGAAGGTGCCCAAGCACCTCCGCAACGCCGTCGAGGGTCACCTCTCGAACTTCAACATCTCCGTCGGCGTCACCGACGACTTCATGGAGGCGCTCCAGAACGGCGAGGAGTTCACCTTCACCAACCCGCGCACGGAGGAGCCCCACGTCGCGACGCCCCAGACGAAGGAGCTGTACGAGATGTTCGGCCTCGGCGAGCACGTCGAGGTCGGCGAGGTGCTGTCGGTGCCGGCGAAGGCAATCTGGGACCACATCGTCCAGGGCGCCCACGAGAACGGTGAGCCGGGCGTCGTCTACCTCGAGCGCATCAACAAGCTCCACAGCTTCGACGTCGAGGAGCACCCCGACCACCGGATCCTCGCGACGAACCCGTGCGGCGAGCAGCCGCTGGAGGAGTACGAGGCGTGCAACCTCGGCCACATCAACCTCTCGACGCTCGCGGACCTGGACGCCCCCGACTGGCGTGTCTGGAGCGAGGCACACGCCGACGAGTACGACTCCGAGCAGGCCGCCGTCGAGGCGTTCCTCGAGGAGGCAATCGACTGGGACGAGTTCGACTACCGCATCGACATGGGGACGCGCTTCCTCGAGAACGTCGTCACCATGTCGGACTTCCCGGTCGAGAAGATCGAGGAGAAGGTCCGCGACATGCGGAAGATCGGACTCGGCGTCATGGGGCTGGCACAGCTGTACATCCAGCTGGGCGTCCGCTACGGCTCGGAGACGGGGAACCTCGTCGCCGAGGAGCTGATGACCCACATCAACCACGGGTCGAAGGCCGCCAGTCACGAACTCGCCGAGGAGCGCGGCTCCTTCAACGACTGGGCCGACTCGAAGTACGCCGACCCCGTCCGCTACGCCGACTGGTTCGAGCAGTACGTCGGCGAGGACCCCCACGACTGGGAGGACGGCTACCCGATCCGCAACCACAACACGACGACCATCGCGCCGACGGGCACCACGTCGATGGTGGGCAACACCACCGGCGGCTGTGAGCCCATCTACAACGTCGCCTACTACAAGAACGTCTCCGACGACGTGCAGGGCGACGAGATGCTCGTCGAGTTCGACGACTACTTCCTCCGCACCCTCGAGGCGAACGACATCGACGTCGACGCCGTGAAGGAGGAGGCACAAGCGCAGATGGCGAACAACGAGTTCGACGGCGTCGAGGGGCTGGAGACGGTGCCGGACGCCATCGGCGAACTGTTCGTGGTCACCGGCGACCTCACCGCGAAGGACCACGCGGGCGTGCAGGTCGCCTGCCAGACGGGCGTCGACTCGGCCATCTCGAAGACGGTCAACGCGCCCAACGACTCCACGCTGGAGGACGCCCAGGAAGTGTTCGAGTACATCTACGAGCACGGCGGCAAGGGCGTCACCTACTACCGCGACGGCACCCGCTCGAAGCAGGTGCTCACCACCCGCGCCGACAACACGGAGTTCGCCGACGAGAGCGAGGCCGCGGAGGCGCTCGTCGAGCAGATCACCGAGGTGTTCGGCGGCATCGAGAGCTTCCTCGACAACGAGGACGTCCAGGCCGCCCTCGACGAGGAAGTCGCGGACCTCCTCGAAGCGGCCGACGAGAAGACGGTCCACATCGACTACACCGAGAAGCGCGCCCGGCCGGACTCGCTGCGCGGGGTCACCCAGCTCATCGAGACCGGCTACGGGAAGATGTACATCACCATCAACGAGGACCCCGAGACGGGCGAGCCGTTCGAGCTGTTCGCCAACATCGGTCACTCCGGTGGCTTCACCAACTCCTTCACGGAGTCGCTGGCGAAGGTCATCTCGACGGCGCTGCGCTCGGGCGTCGACCCGCGCGAGATCGTCGACGAACTGCAGGGCACCCGCTCGCCGAAGATCGCCTGGGACAAGGGTGAGCAGATCCAGTCCATCCCGGACGCAATCGGCACGGCGATGCGCCGCTACCTCGACGACGAGGTGGAGAAGGGCTACCCCGAGCAGACGAGCCTCGACCAGGTGACCGAGGAGACGGACGCCGCGAGCGGCCCCGAGGCCGACGGCGGCGCGGCCGTCGAGGCTCCCTCGGAGGGCGCCCCCGGGCCGGAGGACGCCGGCGACGTCGAGCAGACGACCGACGCGGTCGACGAACTGATCGCGAACGGCGAGTCGCCCGAGTGTCCCGACTGTGGCAGCATGACGCTGTACTACTCGGAGGGCTGCAAGACGTGCGAGTCGTGCGGCTGGTCCGAGTGCTGA
- a CDS encoding alpha/beta fold hydrolase gives MPTVETNDIETYYERRGDGPPVVFVHGALVDHTQWAPQLDALADEYTVVAYDVRGHGRTGGSARESYSIDLFADDLAALVEALDLDRPVVCGLSMGGSIAMTYAARHPDRLSGLILADTFGPVPLTVGDLLQRQLLRLTIPPARLVGFERVERAMVWLQERLSGERVGGDYDRIEAIRARGPRMPSGEFEKVVRALASFHRTSVDYGAITVPTLAVYGEQETALIRRQMRSIASLIPHTRLLVVPHAGHAANLDNEAFVDGAIRGHLRRVWPEHAPARDDDQAAPAAPASDAS, from the coding sequence ATGCCCACCGTGGAGACGAACGACATCGAGACGTACTACGAGCGCCGCGGCGACGGCCCGCCGGTCGTGTTCGTCCACGGCGCGCTCGTCGACCACACCCAGTGGGCGCCGCAACTCGACGCCCTCGCCGACGAGTACACCGTCGTCGCGTACGACGTGCGCGGCCACGGACGGACCGGTGGCTCCGCCCGGGAGTCGTACTCCATCGACCTGTTCGCCGACGACCTCGCCGCGCTGGTGGAGGCGCTCGACCTCGACCGACCCGTGGTGTGTGGACTGTCGATGGGCGGGAGCATCGCGATGACGTACGCGGCGCGACACCCCGACCGCCTCTCGGGGCTGATCCTCGCGGACACGTTCGGTCCCGTCCCGCTCACCGTCGGGGACCTGCTCCAGCGACAACTGCTCCGGCTCACGATCCCTCCGGCGCGACTGGTCGGCTTCGAGCGAGTCGAGCGCGCGATGGTGTGGCTCCAGGAACGGCTCTCGGGCGAGCGAGTCGGCGGCGACTACGACCGGATCGAAGCGATCCGCGCCCGTGGGCCACGGATGCCGAGCGGGGAGTTCGAGAAGGTGGTCCGCGCGCTGGCGTCGTTCCACCGGACGAGCGTCGACTACGGCGCGATCACCGTCCCGACGTTGGCGGTGTACGGCGAGCAGGAGACGGCGCTGATCCGACGGCAGATGCGGAGCATCGCGTCGCTGATCCCGCACACGCGCCTGCTCGTCGTCCCGCACGCCGGTCACGCCGCGAACCTCGACAACGAGGCGTTCGTCGACGGCGCGATCCGCGGGCACCTCCGGCGCGTCTGGCCGGAGCACGCGCCGGCGCGCGACGACGACCAGGCCGCTCCGGCGGCGCCGGCGTCCGACGCGTCGTGA
- a CDS encoding sensor histidine kinase, protein MSATTYVVPLLWVAGATSLAVLLLVLWRRRVSIGGPEVLGFVGLAVGATLWTWSYALQLSATTLPVIVAYNHLLWIGTGIVGASWPVFAFAVAGEDRWLTRYRLPLISGVPLGFALLAISNRAHNLIYSDVSLVAGEVVRSTVTPGIGFGVFLLWSFGVNSYVLWRVGVSCRGTTGAARARRLVVFAAGLLPMIAGIASIAGASGDSPVIDFTPVTFSVTTLFTGAAITRYRLLDSIAVAQDHVVNRLSDPVVVVDGDETVRATNAAATRLFGGDDPVGRSLADVFRSHPRLVEAIREASSDERADVTVTFDEPPAREPPATSGTSTTADDRVADPADATDTDDRVGAGGPRTFTVSVSALAGTDAVALVFRDITDRRLAEQRAAVLNRMLRHDLRNDISVIDGYLDLLRQELGDADTDAVADALDVLTARADGMIDVTEQAALADSVVDADTDVRRFDATAVVRRRCEQATREHPGVRLDTSLPDGAVHISAVAAFPSVVDNLIENAIEHADGDQPHLVVSLTVAADGSTVELRVADDGPGLPPDDRAILVGDDPSLERASGLGLWLVNRIVRLSGGSVTATDGHDGGTTVSVTLPVAGPPTAPSTAADADAPDESRTSV, encoded by the coding sequence ATGTCCGCAACCACGTACGTCGTTCCGCTCCTCTGGGTAGCGGGAGCGACCTCCCTCGCCGTGTTGCTGCTGGTGCTGTGGCGCCGGCGGGTGAGCATCGGCGGACCCGAGGTACTCGGGTTCGTCGGACTGGCGGTCGGCGCGACGCTGTGGACGTGGTCGTACGCCCTCCAACTGAGTGCGACGACGCTCCCGGTGATCGTCGCGTACAACCACCTGCTGTGGATCGGCACCGGGATCGTCGGCGCCTCGTGGCCGGTCTTCGCGTTCGCGGTCGCCGGCGAGGACCGCTGGCTCACCCGGTACCGGCTCCCGCTGATCTCGGGGGTCCCCCTGGGATTCGCCCTGCTCGCGATCTCGAACCGGGCACACAACCTGATCTACAGCGACGTGTCACTCGTCGCCGGGGAGGTCGTGCGCTCGACGGTGACGCCGGGTATCGGGTTCGGCGTCTTCCTCCTGTGGTCGTTCGGGGTGAACAGCTACGTCCTCTGGCGGGTCGGGGTGAGCTGTCGGGGGACGACCGGCGCCGCGCGGGCGCGGCGACTCGTCGTGTTCGCGGCGGGGCTGTTGCCGATGATCGCCGGGATCGCGAGCATCGCCGGGGCATCGGGCGACTCCCCCGTCATCGACTTCACGCCGGTGACGTTCTCCGTGACGACGCTGTTCACCGGGGCCGCGATCACGCGGTACCGCCTGCTCGACTCGATTGCCGTCGCACAGGACCACGTCGTCAACCGACTCTCGGACCCCGTCGTCGTCGTCGACGGCGACGAGACGGTTCGGGCCACGAACGCGGCGGCGACGCGACTGTTCGGGGGCGACGACCCGGTGGGGCGCTCGCTCGCAGACGTGTTCAGGAGCCACCCGCGACTCGTCGAGGCGATCCGCGAGGCGTCGAGCGACGAGCGGGCCGACGTGACCGTCACGTTCGACGAGCCGCCCGCTCGGGAACCGCCGGCGACCAGCGGGACGTCGACCACCGCGGACGACCGTGTGGCCGACCCTGCCGACGCGACCGACACCGACGACCGAGTCGGTGCCGGCGGCCCGCGCACGTTCACCGTCTCGGTCAGCGCGCTCGCGGGGACCGACGCGGTCGCCCTCGTGTTCAGGGACATCACCGACCGCCGGCTGGCAGAACAGCGTGCGGCGGTGCTCAACCGGATGCTCCGCCACGACCTCCGGAACGACATCTCGGTGATCGACGGCTACCTGGACCTGCTCCGGCAGGAACTCGGCGACGCCGACACGGACGCCGTCGCCGACGCGCTCGACGTGCTCACCGCACGGGCCGACGGGATGATCGACGTCACCGAACAGGCCGCACTCGCGGACTCGGTCGTGGACGCCGACACCGACGTCCGCCGGTTCGACGCGACCGCCGTCGTCCGCCGCCGCTGCGAGCAGGCGACCAGGGAGCACCCGGGCGTGCGCCTCGACACGTCGCTGCCGGACGGCGCCGTCCACATCTCCGCCGTCGCCGCGTTCCCGTCGGTGGTCGACAACCTGATCGAGAACGCCATCGAACACGCCGACGGCGACCAGCCGCACCTCGTCGTCTCGCTGACCGTCGCGGCCGACGGGTCGACCGTCGAACTCCGCGTCGCGGACGACGGCCCGGGTCTCCCGCCCGACGACCGGGCGATACTCGTCGGCGACGACCCCTCGCTCGAACGTGCGAGCGGCCTCGGCCTGTGGCTCGTCAACCGGATCGTCCGGCTCTCCGGGGGGTCGGTCACCGCCACCGACGGACACGACGGCGGGACGACCGTCTCGGTGACGCTCCCCGTCGCCGGGCCGCCGACGGCACCGTCGACCGCCGCGGACGCCGACGCCCCCGACGAGTCCCGCACGTCCGTCTGA